One Amaranthus tricolor cultivar Red isolate AtriRed21 chromosome 1, ASM2621246v1, whole genome shotgun sequence DNA window includes the following coding sequences:
- the LOC130796852 gene encoding uncharacterized protein LOC130796852 — protein sequence MESQVIRRRIDTISGHLAVGIITEDVTAPNSHLFPLNCSSNPCTSLRRLDNRMHYGRQSSASQGYFMRQAINPVEQGNPVTRPAVCSAKRVNEAKGIASEPPLYSRPGSTEPLFSRPVEEESYCSYIGSTESFEQYKVLPTSECPTVSILQEKQVTSTRNIFSSQNGSQWLPRINVVESRTSHVITVELPGVKINDIRVEIDDKNLIVRGKRTMKWWRSSGCGNDSSTTYHRQEISQGPYRLMWPLPTGVNKNSVSAELVEGILHITIPKL from the exons ATGGAAAGCCAAGTTATAAGGCGTAGGATCGACACCATTTCTGGTCATCTTGCTGTTGGGATCATCACTGAAGATGTCACTGCACCCAATTCCCATTTATTTCCTTTG AACTGCAGCAGCAATCCATGCACTTCATTACGAAGGCTCGATAACAGAATGCACTATGGACGCCAATCATCCGCCTCACAAGGCTATTTTATGAGGCAGGCTATCAATCCTGTAGAACAG GGAAACCCGGTTACCAGACCTGCAGTATGTTCTGCAAAACGCGTAAATGAAGCAAAGGGTATTGCATCCGAGCCACCATTATATTCTCGCCCTGGCTCAACCGAGCCACTCTTTTCCAGACCCGTTGAGGAGGAATCATACTGTTCTTATATTGGTTCAACTGAATCGTTCGAGCAATATAAGGTATTACCTACATCAGAGTGTCCGACGGTTTCCATACTGCAAGAGAAGCAAGTCACTTCCACAAGAAACATATTTTCTTCTCAAAATG GAAGTCAATGGTTGCCAAGGATAAACGTTGTTGAATCAAGAACTAGCCATGTAATCACGGTAGAACTTCCTGGAGTCAAGATAAACGATATTAGAGTGGAGATCGATGACAAAAA CTTAATTGTGAGAGGAAAACGCACGATGAAATGGTGGAGAAGCTCGGGTTGTGGGAATGATTCTAGCACGACCTACCACAGGCAGGAGATTTCGCAAGGACCTTACCGACTCATGTGGCCACTGCCAACCGGTGTAAACAAGAACTCTGTATCCGCGGAGCTTGT GGAGGGAATACTTCATATCACGATCCCAAAACTTTGA